The following is a genomic window from Pseudomonas parafulva.
AGGGTCGAGGCCCTCGAGCGCTGGGCGACGCCGCAGCCGCCAGCCGCCAGGCTCGACACGCTGTGGCAGTCGGTCTGCTGGAGGACCGGGCAACGCCCAGCGCCCATCACCCCGCCCGCTCACGACACGGAGACACCCGATGCTCGCCCGTCGCTCGCTTGAACTACGCCCCAACGCTCAAGGCCTGCTGCAACCCTGCATCGCCCGCGAAACCCTGGTCGATTGCGGTCGGGCGCAACGGGTCATCGAACAGGCCCAGGAGCAAGCCGCGCAAGTGCTCGAGCAGGCCCGTGACTTGGCCGAGGCCGAGCGGCTCGACGCCCAGGCGCGGTTCTGGGAAAACGCCGAGGCCGCGCTCGCCGCCTGGGAAGCACAGCGCCAGGCCATGTGGGAGCAGATCGAAGCCAGCGCAGCACGGCTGGTCAACGAGGCGCTGCGCACGCTGCTGGACGAGGTGCCGGAACCGGCGCGCATCGACGCCCTGGTGCGCCAGTTGGCCAGCGGGCAGCGCGAGTCGGGCAGTGCCACCCTGCACTGTCATCCTGACGACCTGACGAACCTGACCCGGAGCCTCGGCAACACGGCCGCGCAGCCCTGGACGCTGGTGGCCGATGCCGACATGGACCGTCACCAACTGAGGCTGCAGACCCCCGCCGGCACCTTCCTGCTCGACTGGCCGAGCACCGTGCAAGCGCTGCGCGTGCCGGTGCCGTCATCCAACACCGTTCCTCTGTAGGAACCGCCTTGCCTCGCGATCATCCTGAACGCCCGCGATGACTGACTTTACGGCCGCTTCGCGCCCGATCGCGGCGCAAGGCCGCTCCCACAAAAGCCACGCTGGACTCTGGAAATCATGCGCTGCAGATGAACAACCAATGCACGATCACCCGGTGTCGCATGCCGTGCCCAAGAAGTGAAGCGAGCGCAATCTGGTGGGAGCGGCCTTGTGTCGCGATCGGGCGCGCAGCGGCCGTAAACCAGGCGACCGATATCGTTCTGAACGCCCGCGATGACTGACTTTACGGCCGCTTCGCGCCCGATCGCGGCGCAAGGCCGCTCCCACAAAAGCCACGCTGGACTCTGGAAATCATGCGCTGCAGATGGAGAGCAAATGCACGATCACCCGGTGTCGCATGCCGTGCCCAAAAAGTGAAGCGAGCCCAATACTGGTGGGAGCGGCCTTGTGTCGCGATCGGGCGCGCAGCGGCCGTAAACCAGGCGACCGATATCGTTCTGAACGCCCGCGATGACTGACTTTACGGCCGCTTCGCGCCCGATCGCGGCGCAAGGCCGCTTCCACAAAAGCCACGCTGGATTCTGAAAATCATGCGCTGCAGATGGAGAGCAAATGCACGATCACCCGGTGTCGCATGCCGTGCCCAAGAAGTGAAGCGAGCGCAATCTTGGTGGGAGCGGCCTTGTGTCGCGATCGGGCGCGCAGCGGCCGTAAACCAGGCGACCGATATCGTTCTGAACGCCCGCGATGACTGACTTTACGGCCGCTTCGCGCCCGATCGCGGCGCAAGGCCGCTTCCACAAAAGCCACGCTGGATTCTGAAAATCATGCGCTGCAGATGGAGAGCAAATGCACGATCACCCGGTGTCGCATGCCGTGCCCAAAAAGTGAAGCGAGCCCAATACTGGTGGGAGCGGCCTTGTGTCGCGATCGGGCGCGCAGCGGCCGTAAACCAGACGACCGATATCGTTCTGAACGCCCGCGATGACTGACTTTACGGCCGCTTCGCGCCCGATCGCGGCGCAAGGCCGCTCCCACAAAAGCCACGCTGGATTCTGGAAATCGTGCGCTGCAGATGAACAGCAAATGCACGATCACCCGGTGTCGCATGCCGTGCCCAAGAAGTGAAGCGAGCGCAATCTTGGTGGGAGCGGCCTTGTGTCGCGATCGGGCGCGCAGCGGCCGTAAACCAGGCGACCGATATCGTTCTGAACGCCCGCGATGACTGACTTTACGGCCGCTTCGCGCCCGATCGCGGCGCAAGGCCGCTCCCACAAAAGCCACGCTGGACTCTGGAAATCATGCGCTGCAGATGAACAGCCAATGCACGATCACCCGGTGTCGCATGCCGTGCCCAAGAAGTGAAGCGAGCGCAATCTTGGTGGGAGCGGCCTTGTGTCGCGATCGGGCGCGCAGCGGCCGTAAACCAGGCGACCGATATCGTTCTGAACGCCCGCGATGACTGACCTCACGGTGCAAGGCCGCGCCTGCAACGGCCCAGATCACGACACACGATCACCGGAAAACCGTCGATGGTTTTCCGCCCCCAAGTGGAACCACCTTGGGCTTGACCGCCACTCACCCGGTGAACACGCCCAAGCCCGGAGAATCCGTCCATGTCCTCGATCGATGCCCTGCAGCGCCGCCTCGACAGCTACTTCCAGCGCGCCACCGACAACGTCAACAACGCCGCAATGAACGCCGCGCAGTCCCAGTCGCTGGACGATATGCACACCTTTCTCACCAGCATGAACGGCATGTCGGTCGCGGTGACGGCAGCCACCCAACAGACCACCGCGCACCACAACCTCGCCAAGGCGATCATCGATGCAATGCCATGAGCTGCGCACGCAGCTCATCCGCTGGAGCGCCGACGCCGAACAGCCCGAGCGCCTGAAGCTGCTCATCGACGACGGCGAAGTCACCTTCGCCCACCTCGACGACGCGCTGCTGGTGTCGGTCGAGCTGCCCACCGAGGTGTCCCAAGGAGCATCCCTGGAGCAGGTACTGCGCCTGGCCCATCCAAGCCTGTCGCGCTTTCCCGGCGCCCTGGCGCGCGGCCCCGACGATGCCCGGTTATGGCTGATGGCGCAGGTGGCCCGTGACGCCCACATCGACGACTTGGTCGAGCTGCTCGAAACCTTGCTCAACCAGCGCGATACCTGGCAATCGATGCTGCACAAGGCGCCACGCGGTGCAGCGGCCCCGGTGGCGCGACGGCCCTCGCACGCCCATTTTCTCGGAACAGGACTTCGACATGCCTAACCCGTGGCTCAGACCGTACCGCTGGATTACCGCGAACAGCACGCGCCTTCGCCAGGCACCGTCCGCGTTGCTGGCGTTGCTGCTAGCCGGCTCGCTTGGCCTGGCCACGCCGAGCCAGGCGGCAGCCCCCACCGACTGGAAGAACACCCCCTACGCCTACGACGCCCAGGACACACCGCTGACCAAGGTCCTCGACGACTTCGCCAACACCTTCGGCGTGCAGTTGGTGATCGACGGCACCCTTGCCGGCACAGTACAGGGCCGGATGCGCGCGGAAAGTCCCCAGGCGTTCCTCGACCGACTGGGCCTGGAGAATCGCTTCCAGTGGTTCGTGTATGGCAGCAGCCTGTACGTCAGCCCGCTGAAGAATCAGCGCTCCAGGCGCCTGGAGGTGTCCGCCGATGCCGGGCCGGACATGAAACAGGCGCTGACCGATATCGGCCTGCTGGACCCGCGTTTCGGCTGGGGTGAATTGCCCGATGAAGGCGTGGTGCTGATCACCGGCCCCGAACGCTACGTGCGCCTGGTGACGCAGTTCGCCAAGGCGCGCAAGACGCCCGAGGAGAAGCAGGAAGTCATCAGTTTCCCGCTGCGCTACGCCAGCGCCGCCGACCGCAACATCAAGTACCGCGGCGAGACGCTGGTCATCCCCGGGGTCGCCAGCATTCTCCGGGGGCTGCTGGAAAACCGCGGTTCGGCCACCGGCGCGGCGCCGACCGCCCTGCCCCAGGCGTCCATGCAGGGCCTGCAAGGCAATCAATCGATGGCCATGGGCAGTCTCGAACAGTTGGCCTTCAGTGGCATGGGCCAGCCTAACACCCGCCGCGTGCAGCCTGGCCAGAGCAGTGGCGGCAGCCGTGGCAAGATCCGCGTCGAAGCCGACGTGCGCAATAACGCCGTGCTCATCTACGACGCGCCCAAGCGCCGGGAAATCTACACCCCGCTGATCCGCGACGTGGACGTGCCGCGCAAGCTGGTGGAAATCGACGCGATCATCCTCGACATCGACCGCACCCAACTGGCCGAGCTGGCCGCCAACTGGAACGTCGAAAGCGGTGACCTGATCGGCGGCGCCTCGATGCTGCGCCCCGGCGCCAGCTCGACGGTGTTCATCCAGGACTACGGCGACTTCGCCGCGCAACTGCGCGCGCTGGAAGGCCGCGGCCTGGCCTCGGTGGTGGCCAACCCCTCGGTGCTGACCTTGGAGAACCAGCCGGCAGTCATCGACTTCAGCCGCACCGAATACCTCTCGGCCGTTGGCGAGCGAGTGGCCAACATTGAGCCAATAACCGCCGGCACCAGCCTGCAGGTGGTGCCGCACGCCATCGAGACCGGCGGGCACAAGCAGATCCAGATGGCCCTGGACATCGAGGACGGCCGTATCGAGCCGTCCGCCGTCGGCCAGCGCACGCCCAGTGTGCGCCGTGGCGTGGTCAGCACCCAGGCGGTGATGGGCGAAAGCCGCTCGCTGGTGGTCGGCGGCTTCCACACCGAGGAAACCGGCGACAACCTGGAACGGGTGCCGTGGCTGGGGCGCATCCCACTGGTAGGGCCGCTGCTGTTTTCCTCGACCACCCGCCAGACCAGCCGCCGCGAGCGGGTGTTCATCCTCACGCCACGCCTGATCGGCGACCAGGTCGATCCGGCCCGCTACATCTCCAGCCTCGACCGCCAACAGGTGGACAACGCCATGGCCCGCGTGCAAGAGCGGCGCAACGGCAAGCGTCCGGTCGGGCGCCTGGAGGTCAGCGACGTCCTGGCGCACCTGGCCGACGGCAATATCCCGGCCTCGTTCAAACAAGCCGAGTCGATTCCCTACGCGCCCGAGACGCTGTGCGCCCTGCAGCCCGGATTGACGCTGGATGCCGCGCGCGCGCAATGGTTCGCCGGGCCCGACTACGGCATCGCCGTGGGCGTGGTGCGCAACGAGGGCCAGCGCCGCGTGCGTTTCGATGAAGCGAGTTGCGGCAGCCGCTGGACCCTTGCCGCCTCCGCCTGGCCGAAGGTCTGGCTGGAGCCGGGCGAGGAAACCGAAGTGTTCGTGGTCATGAACCCGCCGGCTCGCCTGCCGGGCAACGAACGCCCCTCCCTGCTGCACACCACTGCGAGGCTGAACCCATGAAGCGCACCCCCTTGCTGCTCGCCGTACTCCTGAGTCTGCCGGTCTTCGCCGGCTGCGCCAGCCGATCCGGCTGCCAGGGCGCGGCCTGTGAACGGGCCGAGCCCGACCACGGGCGGATCGTGGTCTGGTGGGCGCCGGGCATGCGCGGCGGCCTCGGCACCCCCGAACACCCTCTCGACCACAGCGTCGTCCCTCTGGAGAACTGACCCGGCATGTCTTTTTCGGTGCACAGCGCAAGCACGCGCCAGGCGTTCCAGAAGAACGTCATCGCTGGCATTGCCAGCTACTGGGAAATCGCCCCCGGCATCGAGTTCGGCTTGCGCCGCGAGGCGCACAGCGTAGGGCTGGCGCTGCAAGTGCAAAGCCAGGTGCTGCGCGCCAACCAGATCCAGCAAGCGCTGGAACGGCGCTTCGCCCACCCGCAGGACTACGCGCACCTGTACGTGTTCCTCGACCCGCAGCGCGCGCTGGTGGTGTGGCAGGCGCTGCCGGACGTTCCTTTGACCCCGGAGCTGCTCGACGACCTCCAATCCCGGCAACTGTCGCTGCTGGGCCTGGAAGACCTCGACGAGCGTCCCGCCACCTATTGAGGTTGACCATGACCGCCGACGCCGTTGCCCAACGCTTGATCTCGGCCCTCGCCGACCACCTGCACGCCGACTTGCACCTCGAGCACGGCGTGTGCGCGCTGTATGACGCGCACGACCGCGAAGCGGTGGTCATCGAACTGCCCGAGCACAGCGACCTGGCCATCCTGCATTGCGCCATCGAGCTGCCCGCCCACGCCCCCGGTCTGCACAAGCGCCTGCTGGAACTCAACTTTCGCCTGGACCTGCTCGGCGGCAGTTGGCTGGCCCTGGACGACAAGGCCGGCGTGCGCCTGTGCGCGCACAGTGCGTTGTCGGGCCTGGACGAGACCCGCTTCTGCCACTGGGTGGTCGGTTTCGTCGCCCAGGTCAACGAGGTACGCCCGCGCCTGCTCGACCTGGCCAAGGCGGTCGAGCCGCGCCCGGCGAGCCTGGCCATGGGCCGCACACGCCTGGGTTGAGGCATGCGCAAAAGCCCCACCAGGCGAACCTGGCGGGGCCGAGGGTAACGCTGGACGTCAACGCAGCTTCATCGCTTCGCCTCCTTTTTCCATGACCTTCTTGGCACTGTCGAGGAAGCCGTTGGTGACCTCGCTCACCGTATCGGCGAACAGCTTGGTCATGTCCGCAGAGGTCTTGACTTGCAGCATCATCGCCTGGCGCTCCTCCATGCCGATCTGCATCGCGAACTGTTGCTCCATCAGTTTCTGCTGACGGGATTGCATGTCGTCCAGGTGCGCCTGCTCCGAGCTGGGTATGGGCGGCGGTGTCGTGCGCTCGGACTCGGCCGGGGGCCGCGCCCCAGGCGAATGAGACCTGGCCCGCGCCGCGCGGGTGTCATCTCGGCTGCGGGTTCGACCGCGCTGATGCAGCGCCGGCGGCGCCGATGACGAGCGCCCTCGCGCTTGCAGGCTCTGGCTGCTGCGCGGGTGTTGGGCCTCGAGGGGTTGCTGAGTCAACGAGGGTGAAGAGGATGACGGGGCACTATGCACCCCGTGCAGGGCACCTGCGCGCCCGACAAGGCTCGGATCAGGAGGCATGGGCAATCTCCAGTGAGTGGTTGGGGTCACCGAGTCGGCAGCGCAAAGGCGGTCCGACTCCTCTGCTGAGTGGCAGCGCCGCGTTGGTCGGTTCCACCCACCGGCTCAGCGCCGGTCCAGCTCGGGAATCTCGATCACCTCGTCCTTGGCTTCATCGTCGAGCTCGCGCAGCACGCGGTAGATATGCGCCACAGCCTGGAGGGTCTCGCGGGGGATGAATGCGCCGACGTCCTCACGGTAGATCGTGCGCGCCAGCCAGATGCACTGGATCACCGGCACCCGCGCCGCCTTGGCCCGCTCGATCAACGCCCGGGCTTCGGCGTCCACGCCCTTGACGATGAGCTGCGGCAGCGCCGCGTCCTCGGGTCGGTAGCGCAGGGCGACGGCGAAGTGGGTGGGGTTGACCACCAGCATGTCGGCCTCTTCCACCGGCTTGGCCTCAGGCTCGGCGGATTGTGCGACCAACTGCCGGGCCAGGTTGCGGCGGTGCATCTTGACGTGCGGGTCACCCTCCATTTCCTTGAACTCCTTGCGCACCTCCTCCTCGCTCATGCGCAGGCGCTTGGCGAAGAAGTACTTCTGCAGGCCGAAGTCGACGATGGCCAACACCAGTAACACCGCCAGGCAGGTGTGCATGATGTGCCGGAACAGGCTGGCCAGGCCGCGCCAGTAGGTAGGCAGGTCGCTGTTGACCAGGCTGACCAGCGCCCCGAGCGCCGGCAGCGTGACCAGGTACAGCACGGCAGCGATGAACACCGCCTTGACCAGCCCCATGAACAGGTTGATCAGCGCTTGCCCGGAAAACATCTGCTGCGCCTGGTTCACCGGGTTCAGGCGATTCGGGTCTGGCCGCAGGGCCTCGGGGGAAAACAGGAAACCGAACTGTATCCAGCCCGCCACCAGGCGCGTGGCGATCGCCAGGCCCACGGTCATCAGGGTGAAGCTGAGCAGCACGCCGCCGGCATGGGCGAGGGTTTCTTCCAGGGCGCGGGTGAAGTTCACCGCCAGGCGGTGCAGCGGGAAGGCCACCAGGTCTTGCAGCGTCTGCAGGCTGTCCTCGGCCAGGGTCAACGCCACTTCGGTGATCACCGCCAGCACCATCAGGCTGCTCAGGTCCTGGCTCTGGCCGACCTGGCCTTTGTTGCGGGCGTCGCGAATCTTCTTCGGTGTCGCGCTCTTGGTCTTTTCGCCGCTGTCTTCGCTCATGGGTCAGTCCTGGGTTCAGGGCGCCTGCAACAGCAGGTCGAGCAGATGCCGCACTTCGCCATAGCGCAGCAGCCGGCCTGTCATCGCGTCCCACAACGTGGGCAGGTAGAACAGCAGAAAACCCAGGCCGATCAGGCTCTTGGCCGGCATGGCCAGGATGAACACCTGCAGTTGCGGGCTGTACAGGCTCAACAGCGCCAAGCTGGCTTCCACCAGCAACAGCAGGCCAATGAACGGCGCGGCATAGAGCAGCATGTGCATGAACATCTCACCGAGCAGGCCGAGAAACACGCCGAAGCCCTCGGCACCGGGCAGCGGAAACCAGGTGGTGGGCGACCAGACCAGGTAGCTGTCCCAGATCACCTGGGTCAAGGTGCCGATGCCCAGGGTGGCGACCAGCAGCAGGATGGTCATCTGCTTGAACAGGTGGCCCAGGGGCGTGGTGTCGGTGCCCAGCGACGGGTTCAACTGCCCGCCGATCAACGCCCCGCGCTGGTTGTCGAGCAAGGCGCCGACCGACTCGTACAGCCAGAACGGCATCGCCAGCAGCACCCCGAGCAACAACCCCAGGATCAGTTCCTTGAGCATCAGGCCGCCGAGGGTCAGCCAGTTGACCTGGGCGTCGAGCAGCGCCTGGCGAATGCCGGGGGCGGGCAACATGGCCAGGGCGAAGACGATGGCATGGCGCGGCAGGCCACGCAGGTGCTGAAAGCAGAACACCGGCACCAGATACGCCACCGGGTAGATGCGCGCCATGCCCAGCGCCACCGACAGCAGCAGATCGAAATAAGGCAGCAATGCCGAGTTCGCCATCAGGTGTTGGCCATCATTTCAAAGGCCCGGCGCAGCAAGCCGAGCAGTTCCCCGCCGACCCAGCGGCCGGTGACCAGCAGGGTCAGCCCCACCGCCACCAGCTTGATGCCGAACGGCAGGGTCTGGTCCTGGATCTGCATCAGGGCCTGCACCAGCGAGGTCAGCACCCCCACCAGCACCGCCACGATCAACGGCGGCGCCGAGAGCAGAACTACCAGCAACAT
Proteins encoded in this region:
- the sctL gene encoding type III secretion system stator protein SctL; this translates as MLARRSLELRPNAQGLLQPCIARETLVDCGRAQRVIEQAQEQAAQVLEQARDLAEAERLDAQARFWENAEAALAAWEAQRQAMWEQIEASAARLVNEALRTLLDEVPEPARIDALVRQLASGQRESGSATLHCHPDDLTNLTRSLGNTAAQPWTLVADADMDRHQLRLQTPAGTFLLDWPSTVQALRVPVPSSNTVPL
- a CDS encoding type III secretion protein; translated protein: MSSIDALQRRLDSYFQRATDNVNNAAMNAAQSQSLDDMHTFLTSMNGMSVAVTAATQQTTAHHNLAKAIIDAMP
- a CDS encoding type III secretion system chaperone, with the translated sequence MQCHELRTQLIRWSADAEQPERLKLLIDDGEVTFAHLDDALLVSVELPTEVSQGASLEQVLRLAHPSLSRFPGALARGPDDARLWLMAQVARDAHIDDLVELLETLLNQRDTWQSMLHKAPRGAAAPVARRPSHAHFLGTGLRHA
- the sctC gene encoding type III secretion system outer membrane ring subunit SctC, whose protein sequence is MPNPWLRPYRWITANSTRLRQAPSALLALLLAGSLGLATPSQAAAPTDWKNTPYAYDAQDTPLTKVLDDFANTFGVQLVIDGTLAGTVQGRMRAESPQAFLDRLGLENRFQWFVYGSSLYVSPLKNQRSRRLEVSADAGPDMKQALTDIGLLDPRFGWGELPDEGVVLITGPERYVRLVTQFAKARKTPEEKQEVISFPLRYASAADRNIKYRGETLVIPGVASILRGLLENRGSATGAAPTALPQASMQGLQGNQSMAMGSLEQLAFSGMGQPNTRRVQPGQSSGGSRGKIRVEADVRNNAVLIYDAPKRREIYTPLIRDVDVPRKLVEIDAIILDIDRTQLAELAANWNVESGDLIGGASMLRPGASSTVFIQDYGDFAAQLRALEGRGLASVVANPSVLTLENQPAVIDFSRTEYLSAVGERVANIEPITAGTSLQVVPHAIETGGHKQIQMALDIEDGRIEPSAVGQRTPSVRRGVVSTQAVMGESRSLVVGGFHTEETGDNLERVPWLGRIPLVGPLLFSSTTRQTSRRERVFILTPRLIGDQVDPARYISSLDRQQVDNAMARVQERRNGKRPVGRLEVSDVLAHLADGNIPASFKQAESIPYAPETLCALQPGLTLDAARAQWFAGPDYGIAVGVVRNEGQRRVRFDEASCGSRWTLAASAWPKVWLEPGEETEVFVVMNPPARLPGNERPSLLHTTARLNP
- the hrpT gene encoding HrpT family type III secretion system protein translates to MKRTPLLLAVLLSLPVFAGCASRSGCQGAACERAEPDHGRIVVWWAPGMRGGLGTPEHPLDHSVVPLEN
- a CDS encoding type III secretion system chaperone, producing the protein MTADAVAQRLISALADHLHADLHLEHGVCALYDAHDREAVVIELPEHSDLAILHCAIELPAHAPGLHKRLLELNFRLDLLGGSWLALDDKAGVRLCAHSALSGLDETRFCHWVVGFVAQVNEVRPRLLDLAKAVEPRPASLAMGRTRLG
- the sctU gene encoding type III secretion system export apparatus subunit SctU, with amino-acid sequence MSEDSGEKTKSATPKKIRDARNKGQVGQSQDLSSLMVLAVITEVALTLAEDSLQTLQDLVAFPLHRLAVNFTRALEETLAHAGGVLLSFTLMTVGLAIATRLVAGWIQFGFLFSPEALRPDPNRLNPVNQAQQMFSGQALINLFMGLVKAVFIAAVLYLVTLPALGALVSLVNSDLPTYWRGLASLFRHIMHTCLAVLLVLAIVDFGLQKYFFAKRLRMSEEEVRKEFKEMEGDPHVKMHRRNLARQLVAQSAEPEAKPVEEADMLVVNPTHFAVALRYRPEDAALPQLIVKGVDAEARALIERAKAARVPVIQCIWLARTIYREDVGAFIPRETLQAVAHIYRVLRELDDEAKDEVIEIPELDRR
- the sctT gene encoding type III secretion system export apparatus subunit SctT, which gives rise to MANSALLPYFDLLLSVALGMARIYPVAYLVPVFCFQHLRGLPRHAIVFALAMLPAPGIRQALLDAQVNWLTLGGLMLKELILGLLLGVLLAMPFWLYESVGALLDNQRGALIGGQLNPSLGTDTTPLGHLFKQMTILLLVATLGIGTLTQVIWDSYLVWSPTTWFPLPGAEGFGVFLGLLGEMFMHMLLYAAPFIGLLLLVEASLALLSLYSPQLQVFILAMPAKSLIGLGFLLFYLPTLWDAMTGRLLRYGEVRHLLDLLLQAP
- the sctS gene encoding type III secretion system export apparatus subunit SctS — encoded protein: MDAMTLFKEGMLLVVLLSAPPLIVAVLVGVLTSLVQALMQIQDQTLPFGIKLVAVGLTLLVTGRWVGGELLGLLRRAFEMMANT